The Pseudomonas orientalis genome contains a region encoding:
- a CDS encoding amino acid permease yields the protein MTTPDNGFAEITHRELGLRRQLTSGQMSMIAIGGAIGTGLFMGSAYAIGYAGPSVLLSYAIGALITLILMGCLAEMTVAHSTSGSFGAYAEFYISPLAGFLVRYAYWAAIVLAVGAEVTAVAMYMKYWFTNVPEWVWIVSFSSVLILLNAISVKTFGNFEYWFSTIKISAIVGFIILAVYVVFGSGNPAYGVQNYTAHEGFFPHGLSGMWIAVIVSIFSYLSVEMIAVAAGEAADPERAVKKAFRATIVRLVVFYLLTLALMLAIVPWNQAGQVQSPFVTVMQTLGIPGATGVMNFVILIAALSAMNSQLYITTRMMFSLSRAGFAPKSMGALSKSGIPLNALLLSSSGIALATLLNLVYPQSAFTLMMAISMFGAIFTWFMIFLTHLFFRRYRKRHGGPKLSFELRLYPYSTLLGLVLMGAVMITTYFTDAFRMTLVFGVPFLLILSAVYYGFFRKGRAKASNKALA from the coding sequence GTGACCACGCCAGACAACGGCTTTGCAGAAATCACCCACCGCGAACTGGGCCTCAGGCGCCAGCTCACTTCCGGGCAAATGAGCATGATCGCCATCGGCGGCGCCATTGGCACCGGGCTGTTCATGGGCAGCGCCTACGCCATTGGCTATGCCGGGCCCAGTGTATTGCTCAGCTACGCCATCGGTGCGTTGATCACCTTGATCCTGATGGGCTGCCTGGCGGAGATGACGGTGGCGCATTCCACCTCCGGCTCCTTTGGTGCCTATGCCGAGTTTTATATCAGCCCGCTGGCCGGGTTCCTGGTGCGTTATGCCTACTGGGCGGCGATAGTGCTGGCCGTCGGAGCCGAGGTGACGGCGGTGGCGATGTACATGAAGTACTGGTTCACCAACGTGCCGGAGTGGGTGTGGATCGTGTCGTTCTCCAGCGTGTTGATCCTGCTCAATGCGATCAGCGTGAAGACGTTCGGCAACTTCGAATACTGGTTTTCCACCATCAAGATCAGCGCCATCGTCGGCTTCATCATCCTGGCGGTGTACGTGGTGTTCGGCTCGGGCAACCCGGCGTATGGCGTGCAGAACTACACCGCCCATGAGGGGTTTTTTCCCCATGGGTTGAGCGGCATGTGGATCGCGGTGATCGTGTCGATCTTCAGTTACTTGAGTGTGGAGATGATCGCAGTGGCTGCCGGTGAAGCGGCCGACCCGGAGCGGGCGGTGAAGAAAGCCTTTCGCGCGACGATTGTGCGTCTGGTGGTGTTCTACCTGCTGACCCTGGCCCTGATGCTCGCCATCGTGCCGTGGAACCAGGCCGGTCAGGTCCAGAGCCCGTTCGTTACGGTGATGCAGACCCTCGGCATTCCCGGTGCCACCGGGGTGATGAACTTCGTGATTCTGATCGCGGCGCTGTCGGCGATGAACAGCCAGCTCTACATCACCACGCGCATGATGTTCAGCCTGTCCCGCGCGGGCTTTGCGCCCAAGTCCATGGGCGCGTTAAGCAAGAGCGGCATCCCGCTCAATGCGTTGCTGCTGTCCAGCTCCGGTATCGCGTTGGCGACCCTGCTCAACCTGGTGTACCCGCAAAGCGCGTTCACGCTGATGATGGCGATCTCGATGTTCGGGGCAATTTTCACCTGGTTCATGATCTTCCTTACGCACCTGTTTTTCCGGCGCTACCGCAAGCGTCATGGCGGGCCGAAGCTGTCCTTCGAGCTGCGCCTTTATCCTTACAGCACCTTGCTGGGGCTGGTACTGATGGGCGCGGTGATGATCACCACGTATTTCACTGACGCGTTCAGGATGACCCTGGTGTTTGGCGTGCCGTTCCTGCTGATCCTGAGCGCGGTGTATTACGGGTTTTTCCGCAAGGGCAGGGCCAAGGCATCGAACAAGGCCCTGGCATAA
- a CDS encoding muconate cycloisomerase family protein, translating to MSICPIVSIETVIVDLPTIRPHKLAMHTMQHQTLVIIRLRCADGIEGIGESTTIGGLSYGNESPESIKVNIDQHFAPLLIGQDASNINAAMVRLERSIRGNTFAKSGIESALLDALGKRLNLPVSELLGGRVRDALPVAWTLASGNTAQDIAEAEKMLDLRRHRLFKLKIGAGEVDRDLAHVIAIKRALGDRASVRVDVNQAWDEAVALRACRVLADNGIDLIEQPISRNNRGGMVRLNLSSPAPIMADESIECVEDAFNLAREGAASVFALKIAKNGGPRAVLRTAAIAQAAGIGLYGGTMLEGGIGTLASAHAFVTLDTLAWGTELFGPLLLTEDILTEPPVYRDFHLHVSTAPGLGLAIDEERLAFLRRDKH from the coding sequence ATGTCGATTTGCCCCATCGTGTCGATCGAGACGGTCATCGTCGACCTTCCCACCATTCGCCCGCACAAGTTGGCGATGCATACGATGCAACACCAGACCCTGGTGATCATCCGCCTGCGTTGCGCCGATGGCATCGAGGGCATCGGTGAGTCCACCACCATCGGTGGCCTGAGCTATGGCAATGAAAGCCCCGAGAGCATCAAGGTCAACATTGACCAGCACTTCGCGCCGCTGCTGATCGGCCAGGACGCCAGCAATATCAACGCCGCCATGGTGCGTCTGGAGCGCAGCATTCGCGGCAACACCTTTGCCAAATCGGGCATCGAGAGCGCGTTGCTCGACGCCCTCGGCAAGCGCCTGAATCTACCGGTCAGCGAACTGCTCGGTGGCCGTGTGCGCGATGCCTTGCCGGTGGCCTGGACCCTGGCCAGCGGCAACACCGCACAGGACATAGCCGAGGCCGAGAAGATGCTCGACCTGCGCCGCCATCGCCTCTTCAAATTGAAAATCGGCGCCGGTGAGGTCGACCGTGACCTGGCCCACGTGATCGCGATCAAGCGCGCGCTGGGGGATCGCGCCAGTGTGCGGGTCGACGTCAACCAGGCCTGGGACGAGGCCGTGGCCCTGCGTGCCTGCCGCGTGCTGGCGGACAACGGTATCGACCTGATCGAACAGCCGATCTCGCGCAACAACCGCGGCGGCATGGTGCGGCTGAACCTGTCGAGCCCGGCGCCGATCATGGCCGACGAATCGATTGAATGCGTCGAGGATGCGTTCAACCTGGCCCGCGAAGGCGCGGCCTCGGTGTTCGCTCTCAAGATCGCCAAGAACGGTGGCCCGCGTGCGGTGTTGCGCACGGCGGCGATAGCGCAAGCGGCAGGCATCGGCCTCTACGGCGGCACCATGCTCGAAGGCGGCATCGGCACCCTGGCTTCGGCACACGCCTTTGTCACGCTTGACACGCTGGCGTGGGGCACCGAACTGTTCGGCCCGTTGCTGCTCACCGAAGACATACTCACCGAGCCGCCGGTGTACCGTGATTTCCACCTGCATGTCTCCACCGCACCGGGCCTGGGCCTGGCGATCGACGAAGAGCGCCTGGCGTTCCTGCGGCGTGACAAACACTAA
- a CDS encoding AraC family transcriptional regulator, with translation MSSQTIQRFDLEGARSWMSGICGPHRLATATPERLRFHHSANMFKSRATTLGVIEYGTDVTIDIEDAEHFSSYSLSLPLVGEQELSKNGERLSSNPDQGVIISPNEHQVLAISGDCRKLQVVITRAAMSESLEGLLQRPIEAPLRFESVMDAVDGASASWWRMARYCIAELEHGSELYEQAAFTRDLESSLIKGLILAQPNNYSEELRDVLGVKLPHYLIRARKFIHDNAREAVHLEDLEAAAGVSRFKLFDAFRKYFALSPMAYLKKYRLSAVRQEMLEHGATRTISEIALGWGFTHLGRFSAEYRKVFDESPSQTLQRKRLRTL, from the coding sequence ATGAGCAGCCAAACGATTCAACGCTTCGACCTGGAAGGCGCGCGTAGCTGGATGTCCGGCATCTGCGGGCCCCATCGCCTGGCCACCGCCACACCCGAACGCCTGCGTTTTCACCACAGCGCCAACATGTTCAAGTCCCGTGCGACCACCCTGGGTGTGATCGAATACGGCACTGATGTGACCATCGACATCGAAGATGCCGAGCACTTCAGCAGTTACAGCCTTAGCCTGCCCCTGGTGGGCGAGCAGGAGTTGAGCAAGAACGGCGAACGGCTGAGTTCCAACCCCGACCAAGGCGTCATCATCTCGCCCAACGAGCATCAGGTGCTGGCGATTTCCGGTGACTGCCGCAAGTTGCAGGTGGTGATCACCCGCGCGGCAATGAGTGAGTCCCTGGAAGGTTTGCTGCAACGGCCGATCGAGGCGCCGTTGCGCTTTGAGTCGGTGATGGACGCGGTGGACGGCGCTTCGGCGTCGTGGTGGCGCATGGCGCGTTACTGCATTGCCGAACTGGAACACGGCAGTGAGTTGTATGAGCAGGCCGCGTTTACCCGTGACCTGGAAAGCTCGTTGATCAAGGGGCTGATCCTGGCCCAGCCGAACAATTATTCCGAAGAACTGCGCGACGTACTGGGCGTGAAACTGCCCCACTATTTGATCCGTGCGCGCAAGTTTATCCACGATAACGCCCGCGAAGCCGTGCATCTGGAAGACCTGGAAGCGGCTGCCGGAGTGTCGCGGTTCAAGCTGTTCGATGCCTTTCGCAAATATTTTGCACTGTCGCCGATGGCTTATCTGAAGAAGTACCGGCTGAGCGCCGTGCGCCAGGAGATGCTCGAGCATGGCGCCACACGGACCATCTCCGAGATCGCCCTGGGCTGGGGCTTCACCCACTTGGGGCGGTTTTCGGCGGAGTATCGCAAAGTGTTCGATGAATCCCCCAGCCAAACCTTACAGCGCAAGCGCTTGCGGACTCTTTGA
- a CDS encoding sulfite exporter TauE/SafE family protein, translating to MMTFLTFYQTLGPALTLLVIGTFLLAGTVKGVVGLGLPTVAMGMLGLAMLPAQAAALLIIPSTVTNLWQLALGGHLSTLLKRLWPMLLMIVLGAGLGTLWLGMDGGPWVVRALGAALLVYALSGLFLPPFKVSPRTERWLGPFCGVITGIITAATGVFVIPAVPYLQALGLSRDQLVQALGLSFSVSTLALAGGLAWRGALGGGEIGASLLALVPALLGMWLGQVVRQRISALWFKRGFFSGMALLGGHLLLSGQ from the coding sequence ATGATGACGTTCCTGACGTTTTACCAAACCCTCGGCCCAGCCCTGACTTTACTGGTTATCGGCACTTTCCTGCTGGCCGGTACGGTCAAGGGCGTGGTTGGTCTTGGCCTGCCCACGGTGGCCATGGGCATGCTCGGCCTGGCTATGTTACCGGCACAGGCTGCGGCGCTACTGATCATCCCTTCGACGGTCACCAACCTCTGGCAGCTGGCGTTGGGTGGTCACCTGAGTACCTTGCTCAAGCGCCTGTGGCCGATGTTGCTGATGATTGTTCTGGGCGCCGGGCTGGGCACGCTGTGGCTGGGTATGGACGGTGGACCGTGGGTAGTTCGCGCGTTGGGCGCGGCGTTACTTGTGTATGCGCTGAGTGGGTTATTTCTGCCGCCCTTCAAGGTATCCCCCCGAACCGAGCGCTGGCTGGGCCCATTCTGCGGAGTGATCACCGGCATCATCACGGCGGCCACCGGCGTGTTCGTGATTCCCGCAGTGCCGTACCTGCAAGCATTAGGTTTGAGCCGCGATCAACTGGTACAGGCGCTGGGGCTGTCGTTCAGTGTATCGACCCTGGCGTTGGCCGGCGGGCTCGCCTGGCGCGGCGCGCTCGGTGGCGGTGAAATCGGCGCATCGTTGTTGGCGCTGGTGCCGGCGTTGCTGGGGATGTGGTTGGGCCAGGTGGTGCGCCAGCGCATCAGTGCGCTGTGGTTCAAGCGGGGATTTTTCAGCGGCATGGCGCTATTGGGAGGCCATTTGTTGCTGAGTGGTCAATAA
- a CDS encoding LysR substrate-binding domain-containing protein, with amino-acid sequence MHFDLIDLRLYLHILDTGNITAGAARSHLSLAAASARIRAMEASMGIELLERGRRGVMPTPAGKALGRHARLLLQQAEHLQQDLAEYANGVKGQVRLLCNTTALSEYLPELLADFLREHPNLDIDLQELPSLRIIQALRQGTADLGIISDAVDTHGLQTLAFRDDPLVLLMPLDHPLKTANFIDSLQYDYVGLAANSALAVYLEEQALHAGYRLQTRIRAEGFDGVIRMVARGAGLGIVPQAALDRWPREDRIKAQPLKEQWACRRLLLCARSFEQLPGYARALFDALALPLRKNP; translated from the coding sequence ATGCACTTTGACCTGATCGACCTGCGCCTCTACCTGCACATCCTCGACACCGGCAATATCACCGCCGGTGCCGCCCGCAGCCATTTATCCCTGGCCGCCGCCAGCGCGCGCATTCGGGCGATGGAAGCTTCGATGGGCATCGAACTGCTGGAGCGTGGCCGCCGTGGCGTCATGCCGACACCTGCCGGCAAAGCCCTGGGCCGTCACGCCCGCCTGCTGCTGCAACAGGCCGAGCACCTGCAACAAGACTTGGCGGAATACGCCAACGGTGTCAAAGGCCAGGTGCGCCTGCTGTGCAATACCACCGCGCTGAGCGAATACCTGCCGGAACTGCTGGCGGACTTTCTGCGCGAACATCCCAACCTCGATATCGACCTGCAGGAGTTGCCCAGCCTGCGTATTATCCAGGCCCTGCGCCAAGGCACGGCCGACCTGGGAATTATCTCCGATGCAGTGGATACCCACGGCTTGCAGACACTGGCGTTTCGCGACGATCCGCTGGTGCTGCTCATGCCCCTCGACCATCCGCTGAAGACCGCGAATTTCATCGACAGCCTGCAATACGACTACGTTGGCCTGGCAGCCAATAGCGCGCTGGCGGTGTATCTGGAGGAACAGGCCCTGCACGCAGGCTATCGTCTGCAAACGCGCATTCGCGCCGAGGGTTTCGATGGGGTGATCCGCATGGTCGCCCGGGGCGCGGGCCTGGGCATCGTGCCCCAGGCCGCCCTGGACCGCTGGCCGCGGGAAGATCGCATCAAGGCCCAGCCGCTCAAGGAGCAATGGGCCTGCCGCCGACTGCTGCTCTGCGCGCGCTCATTCGAACAACTGCCGGGTTATGCCAGGGCCTTGTTCGATGCCTTGGCCCTGCCCTTGCGGAAAAACCCGTAA
- the kynU gene encoding kynureninase — protein MTTRSHCQALDAQDPLAPLRDQFALPEGVIYLDGNSLGARPRASLARAQQVIAQEWGNGLIRSWNSAGWADLSLRLGNRLAPLIGAGDGEVAVTDTTSINLFKVLSAALSVQRERAPTRKVIVSEASNFPTDLYIAEGLAELLQQGYALRLVNSPDELPKAIDEDVAVVMLTHVNYKTGYMYDMHALTALSHECGALSLWDLAHSAGAVPIDLHAAGADYAIGCTYKYLNGGPGSQAFVWVSPALVDLVRQPLSGWFGHTRQFAMESNYAPSAGIARYLCGTQPITSLAMVECGLEIFEQTDMASLRAKSLALTDLFIERVEARCAVHGLQLITPREHARRGSHVSFEHPEGYAVIQALIARGVIGDYREPRIMRFGFTPLYTSFTEVWDAVEILGDILDNSTWDQPQFKVRNSVT, from the coding sequence ATGACCACCCGAAGCCATTGCCAAGCCCTCGACGCCCAAGACCCGCTGGCGCCGTTGCGCGATCAGTTCGCCTTGCCCGAGGGCGTCATCTACCTTGACGGCAATTCCCTCGGCGCACGTCCGCGGGCCTCGTTGGCGCGGGCGCAACAGGTGATCGCCCAAGAGTGGGGCAACGGCCTGATTCGCAGCTGGAACAGCGCCGGTTGGGCGGACCTGTCCCTGCGCCTGGGCAACCGCCTGGCACCGCTGATCGGCGCCGGCGATGGCGAAGTGGCGGTTACCGATACCACGTCGATCAACCTGTTCAAGGTGCTCAGCGCTGCCCTGAGCGTACAGCGCGAGCGTGCGCCGACGCGCAAGGTGATCGTCAGCGAAGCGAGCAATTTTCCCACCGACCTGTACATCGCCGAGGGCCTCGCCGAGCTGCTGCAACAGGGTTACGCCTTGCGGCTGGTCAACAGCCCGGATGAACTGCCCAAAGCCATCGACGAGGATGTGGCCGTGGTGATGCTCACCCACGTCAACTACAAGACCGGCTATATGTATGACATGCACGCACTCACCGCCTTGAGCCATGAGTGCGGCGCGTTGAGCCTCTGGGACCTGGCGCATTCGGCCGGTGCGGTGCCCATCGACCTGCACGCCGCCGGGGCCGATTATGCGATTGGCTGCACCTACAAATACCTCAATGGCGGCCCGGGCTCCCAGGCGTTCGTGTGGGTCAGCCCGGCGTTGGTGGACCTGGTGCGCCAGCCGCTGTCGGGCTGGTTCGGGCATACCCGTCAATTTGCGATGGAATCGAACTACGCGCCGAGTGCCGGCATCGCCCGCTACCTGTGCGGCACCCAGCCGATCACCTCGCTGGCCATGGTGGAATGCGGGCTGGAGATATTTGAACAGACGGATATGGCCAGCCTGCGCGCTAAATCCCTGGCGTTGACCGATCTGTTTATCGAGCGGGTCGAAGCACGCTGCGCCGTCCATGGCTTGCAGCTGATCACCCCGCGTGAACACGCCAGGCGCGGCAGCCATGTCAGCTTCGAACACCCTGAGGGTTATGCGGTGATCCAGGCGCTGATCGCCCGGGGCGTGATCGGTGACTACCGTGAGCCGCGCATCATGCGGTTCGGTTTTACCCCGCTGTACACCAGCTTCACCGAAGTGTGGGATGCGGTGGAAATCCTCGGTGACATTCTCGACAACAGCACTTGGGACCAGCCGCAATTCAAGGTGCGCAACAGCGTGACCTAA
- a CDS encoding Lrp/AsnC family transcriptional regulator has translation MLLDATDLRLLHFLQQDGRISNQELAEKVALSPSACLRRLRLLESEGVISGYRAVLNAEQLGIELEAIVHLSLRQDVEDWHETFIKKVQGWPEVASAYVITGASNYVLRVQARNLKHFSDFIVNHLNRTAGVMDIRSEIVLQKIKDRDEVLDLVVRK, from the coding sequence ATGCTTCTTGACGCCACCGACCTGCGCCTCCTGCATTTCCTGCAACAGGATGGCCGTATCAGCAACCAGGAACTGGCGGAAAAAGTCGCGTTGTCGCCCTCGGCCTGCCTGCGCCGTTTGCGCCTGCTGGAAAGCGAAGGCGTGATCAGCGGCTATCGGGCGGTGCTCAATGCCGAGCAGTTGGGCATTGAGCTTGAGGCCATCGTGCACCTGTCCTTGCGCCAGGATGTGGAAGACTGGCATGAGACGTTCATCAAGAAAGTACAGGGCTGGCCGGAGGTGGCCAGTGCCTATGTGATCACCGGCGCCAGCAACTATGTGCTGCGGGTGCAGGCGCGCAACCTCAAGCATTTTTCGGACTTTATCGTGAACCACCTGAACCGCACGGCGGGGGTGATGGATATCCGTTCGGAAATTGTGCTGCAGAAGATCAAGGATCGGGATGAGGTGCTGGATCTGGTGGTGCGCAAATAG
- a CDS encoding LysR family transcriptional regulator, with the protein MKARSDELQIFVSVIECGSISAAAEQVGQTPSAVSRTLSRLEAKLDTTLINRTTRRMDLTEEGRYFFEQAKVILAQMQALEERLSSRQKKPAGRLRINAAVPFMLHGIMPYVGEFRGLYPDIQLELNSDDLIIDLLEQSTDIAIRIGTLADSTLHARALGSTPLHILASADYLKRHGTPTTVAELAEHTLLGFTQTDTLNHWPLRHAQGDRWLIQPGVAASSGETVRHLALAGQGICCLSNFMTHEDIEAGRLVPLLEAFNSGYRQPIHAVYYRNSQLALRIQCFLDFIQAKLARYAR; encoded by the coding sequence GTGAAAGCCCGATCCGATGAACTACAGATCTTTGTCAGCGTGATCGAGTGCGGCTCGATCTCCGCCGCCGCCGAGCAGGTCGGGCAGACGCCGTCGGCGGTCAGCCGCACCTTGTCGCGACTGGAGGCCAAGCTCGACACCACCCTGATCAACCGAACCACGCGGCGCATGGACCTGACCGAGGAGGGCCGGTACTTCTTCGAGCAGGCCAAGGTGATCCTGGCGCAGATGCAGGCGCTGGAAGAACGCCTGTCGTCACGCCAGAAAAAACCGGCCGGGCGGCTGCGCATCAATGCGGCAGTGCCGTTCATGCTGCACGGGATCATGCCGTACGTCGGCGAGTTTCGTGGCCTGTACCCGGACATCCAACTGGAGCTCAACAGCGACGACCTGATCATCGACCTGCTGGAACAAAGCACCGACATTGCCATTCGTATCGGCACTCTGGCCGACTCCACCCTGCATGCCCGCGCCCTGGGCAGCACGCCGCTGCACATCCTGGCCAGCGCCGACTACCTCAAGCGCCACGGCACACCGACCACCGTCGCCGAATTGGCCGAGCATACGTTGCTTGGCTTCACCCAAACCGACACCCTCAACCATTGGCCGCTGCGCCATGCCCAAGGCGACCGTTGGTTGATCCAGCCGGGCGTTGCCGCGTCCAGCGGTGAAACCGTGCGCCATTTGGCATTGGCGGGGCAGGGCATTTGCTGCCTGTCCAACTTCATGACCCACGAAGACATCGAGGCCGGGCGCCTGGTACCGCTGCTGGAAGCATTCAATAGTGGCTATCGCCAGCCGATCCATGCGGTGTACTACCGCAACTCCCAACTGGCGTTGCGTATCCAGTGCTTCCTGGACTTTATCCAGGCCAAGTTGGCGCGTTATGCCCGCTGA
- a CDS encoding LysR family transcriptional regulator has protein sequence MELRHLRYFQVLGQTLNFTRAAERLHIAQPPLSRQIQQLEDELGVVLLERGRPLRLTEAGRFFYEHANVLLEQLGKVCDNTRRIGLGEKTWLGIGFAPSTLYGVLPELIRRLRNHEALELELGLSEMTTLQQVEALKAGRIDVGFGRIPLDDPAIVQRVLVQDRLVAVLPSGHPLLGAPATLAQLAAEPFVLYPGNPRPSYADHVIALFDAHGLSLKVAQWTNELQTAIGLVGAGMGVTLVPASVQVLHRADIGYTPIVEATATSPIILSRRVNDQSPGLSHCLQLVEELL, from the coding sequence ATGGAACTGCGTCACCTGCGCTATTTCCAGGTGCTGGGACAGACCCTCAACTTCACCCGCGCCGCCGAGCGCCTGCACATCGCCCAGCCGCCGTTGAGCCGGCAGATCCAGCAACTGGAAGACGAATTGGGCGTGGTATTGCTCGAGCGCGGCCGGCCGTTGCGGCTGACCGAGGCCGGGCGGTTCTTCTATGAGCACGCCAATGTGCTGCTCGAACAGTTGGGCAAGGTCTGCGACAACACCCGACGCATCGGCCTGGGCGAGAAGACCTGGCTGGGCATCGGCTTTGCGCCGTCGACCTTGTACGGCGTGCTGCCGGAATTGATTCGGCGACTGCGCAACCATGAGGCGCTGGAGCTGGAATTGGGATTGTCGGAGATGACCACCTTGCAGCAGGTCGAGGCGCTCAAGGCCGGGCGCATTGATGTGGGTTTCGGGCGGATCCCCCTCGACGACCCGGCCATCGTCCAGCGTGTGCTGGTGCAGGACCGGCTGGTGGCGGTGCTGCCCAGCGGTCATCCGTTGCTGGGCGCCCCCGCCACCCTCGCCCAGTTGGCCGCCGAACCCTTTGTACTGTACCCCGGCAATCCGCGCCCCAGTTATGCCGACCATGTCATCGCCTTGTTCGACGCCCACGGCTTGAGCCTCAAGGTGGCGCAGTGGACCAACGAGTTGCAGACCGCCATCGGCCTGGTGGGCGCCGGCATGGGCGTGACGCTGGTGCCGGCGTCGGTGCAGGTGCTGCACCGGGCGGATATCGGCTACACGCCAATCGTGGAAGCCACCGCGACCTCGCCGATCATTCTCAGCCGGCGGGTGAATGATCAGTCGCCAGGGCTCAGTCATTGCCTGCAATTGGTTGAAGAGCTGCTCTGA
- the catA gene encoding catechol 1,2-dioxygenase, producing the protein MSIRLSQTAHAQQFLEDASGHRSEGGDPRTKALIYRILRDTVNIIEDLEVTPQEFWKAVNYLNELGKNQEAGLLAAGLGLEHYLDLLMDAADIEAGKSGGTPRTIEGPLYVAGAPLCKYEARLDDGNDDAVPLFMRGQVRDTQGKPLAGAIVDVWQANTGGTYSWFDPTQSEFNLRRRIETDEQGNYRFRSIVPSGYGCPPTGPTQQLLDQLGRHGQRPAHIHFFISAPGHRHLTTQINLSDDPYLHDDFAYATRDELIAEIRFSDDPQLAQEFGVQGRFAQIDFDFELQPATAPIEQQRMQRVRALED; encoded by the coding sequence ATGTCCATTCGACTGTCCCAGACTGCCCACGCCCAGCAGTTTCTCGAAGACGCCAGCGGTCACCGCAGCGAAGGCGGCGACCCGCGCACCAAGGCGCTGATCTATCGGATCCTGCGCGACACCGTGAACATCATCGAAGACCTGGAAGTGACCCCGCAAGAGTTCTGGAAGGCGGTCAACTACCTCAACGAGTTGGGAAAAAACCAGGAAGCCGGCCTGCTCGCCGCCGGGTTGGGCCTGGAGCATTACCTGGACCTGTTGATGGACGCCGCCGACATCGAGGCCGGCAAATCCGGTGGCACGCCGCGCACCATCGAAGGTCCGCTGTATGTGGCCGGTGCACCGCTGTGCAAATACGAAGCGCGCTTGGACGATGGCAACGACGATGCCGTGCCGCTGTTCATGCGCGGGCAGGTGCGCGACACCCAGGGCAAGCCGTTGGCAGGGGCGATTGTCGATGTGTGGCAGGCCAACACCGGCGGCACCTATTCGTGGTTTGACCCGACGCAATCGGAGTTCAACCTGCGCCGCCGCATCGAGACCGACGAGCAGGGCAACTATCGTTTTCGCAGCATCGTGCCGTCCGGCTACGGCTGCCCGCCGACCGGTCCGACCCAGCAGTTGCTCGATCAGTTGGGGCGGCACGGGCAGCGTCCGGCGCACATTCACTTCTTCATCTCGGCGCCTGGCCATCGGCACCTGACCACCCAGATCAACCTGTCGGATGACCCGTACCTGCACGATGATTTTGCCTATGCCACACGGGATGAATTGATCGCCGAAATCCGCTTCAGTGACGATCCGCAACTGGCACAGGAGTTCGGCGTGCAGGGGCGGTTTGCGCAGATTGATTTTGACTTTGAGTTGCAGCCCGCCACAGCGCCGATTGAGCAGCAGCGCATGCAGCGAGTGCGAGCCCTGGAAGACTGA
- the catC gene encoding muconolactone Delta-isomerase, which translates to MLFHVKMTVNLPLDMPAERAASLKAEEKALAQRLQQQGKWRHLWRIAGHYANYSVFDVESVQALHDLLMQLPLFPYMAIEVNALCRHPSSIHADDR; encoded by the coding sequence ATGTTGTTCCACGTAAAGATGACCGTGAACCTGCCGCTCGACATGCCCGCCGAGCGCGCCGCCAGTCTCAAGGCCGAAGAGAAGGCCCTGGCGCAGCGCCTGCAACAACAAGGTAAATGGCGCCACCTGTGGCGCATCGCCGGGCACTACGCCAACTACAGCGTGTTCGATGTCGAGAGCGTGCAGGCGCTGCACGACCTGCTGATGCAGCTGCCGTTGTTCCCCTATATGGCCATCGAAGTGAATGCGCTGTGTCGGCATCCGTCGTCGATCCATGCCGACGACCGCTGA